Proteins encoded within one genomic window of Humulus lupulus chromosome 1, drHumLupu1.1, whole genome shotgun sequence:
- the LOC133818552 gene encoding uncharacterized mitochondrial protein AtMg00820-like has translation MVTRKKLANEIANACYLSSVEPKSVKDAFKDENWISSMQDELQKFERNEVWTLVPRLLGANIIGTKWIFRNKTDEVGNVVRNKARLVSQGYTQIEGVDFEQTFAQVARLESIRLLLAMACFMKFKLY, from the coding sequence ATGGTGACTAGGAAGAAGCTAGCAAATGAAATTGCTAATGCTTGTTATCTTTCTTCAGTGGAGCCTAAATCAGTCAAGGACGCCTTTAAAGATGAGAACTGGATATCTTCCATGCAAGATGAGCTTCAAAAATTTGAGAGAAATGAAGTATGGACCCTTGTTCCTCGTCTTTTGGGTGCTAACATCATTGGTACTAAGTGGATATTCAGAAATAAGACTGATGAAGTGGGAAATGTGGTGCGCAACAAGGCCAGATTAGTTTCTCAGGGGTATACTCAGATTGAGGGAGTAGACTTTGAGCAAACATTTGCTCAGGTGGCTAGATTGGAATCCATAAGACTCTTATTGGCTATGGCGTGTTTCATGAAGTTCAAGTTGTATTAA